From a region of the Blochmannia endosymbiont of Camponotus modoc genome:
- the rpmJ gene encoding 50S ribosomal protein L36: MKVRTSVKKLCRYCEIVKRHNVIRVVCRVDPKHKQRQG; encoded by the coding sequence ATGAAAGTACGTACGTCAGTGAAAAAATTATGTCGTTATTGTGAAATTGTGAAGAGACATAACGTTATTCGTGTAGTTTGTCGCGTGGATCCAAAGCATAAACAACGACAAGGATAA
- the secY gene encoding preprotein translocase subunit SecY, which translates to MTVTNKQQSRSTFQSIKGGLGDLKRRIMFVIGALIIFRMGSFIPIPGVDLIVLAQIIEQQHGTIIEMFNMFSGGSLSRASIFSLGIMPYISASIIVQLLTTVHPTLIEIKKEGESGRRVINQYIRYGTLILGILQSVGIVTSLPNVSGLVINPGFSFYCIAIISLVCGTVFLMWLGDQITSRGIGNGVSIIIFSGIIAGLPLAIGHTIEQVRQDELHFFILILIICLVLSVTFFVVFMERGQRRILVHYAQRQQGRRVYAAQSTHLPLKVNMAGVIPAIFASSVILFPGTVISWFGSSTNWQWLTIISLYLQPGQPLYILLYAAAIMFFCFFYTSLVFNPRETAENLKKSGAFVPGIRPGEQTAKYINKIMIRLTFIGAMYVTFICLVPEFMRIAMKVPFYFGGTSLLIVVVVIMDFMAQIQTLMMSSQYESVLKKANLKHFNH; encoded by the coding sequence ATGACAGTTACTAATAAACAACAGTCTAGATCTACTTTTCAAAGTATCAAAGGCGGGTTAGGCGACTTGAAACGTAGAATTATGTTTGTAATTGGCGCTTTAATCATTTTTCGCATGGGATCATTTATTCCAATTCCAGGAGTAGATTTGATTGTTTTGGCACAAATTATTGAACAACAACACGGTACTATTATCGAAATGTTTAATATGTTTTCTGGAGGCTCTTTAAGTCGTGCTTCTATCTTTAGTTTAGGGATTATGCCATATATTTCAGCTTCAATTATTGTTCAGCTATTAACTACGGTACACCCTACTTTAATAGAAATTAAAAAAGAAGGAGAAAGTGGTAGGAGAGTAATTAACCAGTATATTCGTTATGGAACTTTAATACTTGGAATACTACAATCAGTAGGCATTGTCACTAGTTTGCCTAATGTATCGGGATTAGTGATTAATCCAGGATTTTCCTTTTATTGTATAGCAATTATTAGTCTTGTTTGTGGTACTGTTTTTCTAATGTGGCTAGGTGATCAAATCACTAGCAGAGGTATAGGAAATGGTGTTTCAATTATTATTTTCTCAGGGATAATTGCTGGATTACCACTGGCTATAGGGCATACCATAGAACAAGTGAGACAAGATGAGTTACATTTTTTTATATTAATTTTAATTATTTGCTTGGTATTGAGTGTTACTTTTTTCGTTGTATTTATGGAACGGGGACAACGTCGTATTTTAGTACATTATGCTCAACGTCAACAAGGCCGTCGTGTTTATGCTGCTCAAAGTACACATTTACCACTTAAAGTAAATATGGCTGGTGTCATTCCTGCTATTTTTGCTTCTAGTGTCATCTTGTTCCCGGGTACTGTAATTTCTTGGTTCGGAAGTAGTACTAATTGGCAATGGTTAACTATTATTTCTTTATATCTACAACCAGGTCAACCATTATACATCTTACTTTATGCGGCAGCTATTATGTTTTTTTGTTTTTTTTACACATCTTTAGTTTTTAATCCCCGTGAAACAGCTGAAAATTTAAAAAAATCGGGAGCATTTGTTCCTGGAATTAGACCGGGAGAACAAACTGCAAAATATATTAATAAAATTATGATTCGTTTGACTTTCATTGGTGCAATGTATGTTACATTTATTTGTTTAGTACCAGAGTTTATGAGAATTGCTATGAAAGTTCCTTTCTATTTTGGAGGAACATCTTTACTTATTGTAGTTGTGGTAATTATGGATTTTATGGCCCAAATACAAACTTTAATGATGTCTAGTCAATATGAATCTGTGCTTAAAAAAGCAAACCTGAAACATTTTAATCATTGA
- the rplO gene encoding 50S ribosomal protein L15 gives MYLNTISPSRGAKHLSKRVGRGIGSGLGKTGGRGHKGQKSRSGGKVRLGFEGGQTPLYRRLPKFGFTSRKATVTQEIRLSDLSCISDKVIDLNVLKTYNIIRRKIKFVKIIMSGEIKRPVTIRKLRVSKGARTAIQSIGGQIEE, from the coding sequence ATGTATCTTAATACTATTTCTCCGTCCAGAGGAGCTAAACATTTAAGTAAACGAGTAGGTAGAGGAATAGGATCTGGATTAGGTAAAACAGGGGGTCGTGGACATAAAGGACAAAAATCTCGTTCTGGAGGTAAGGTGCGTCTTGGATTTGAGGGAGGACAGACTCCTTTATATCGTAGATTACCAAAGTTTGGGTTTACATCTCGCAAGGCTACGGTGACCCAAGAAATTAGGTTATCTGATTTATCTTGTATTTCAGACAAAGTAATAGATTTAAATGTTTTAAAAACCTATAATATTATTAGACGAAAAATTAAGTTTGTTAAAATTATAATGTCTGGAGAAATTAAACGTCCTGTTACGATACGTAAATTACGCGTTAGTAAAGGGGCGCGTACTGCAATTCAATCTATAGGCGGTCAAATAGAGGAGTAA
- the rpmD gene encoding 50S ribosomal protein L30 (L30 binds domain II of the 23S rRNA and the 5S rRNA; similar to eukaryotic protein L7): MLNIINLIQIRALSENLYPKHKNFVWWVEQGLRHIKNTVEIIDAPAIRGMINLN, encoded by the coding sequence ATGTTAAACATTATTAATCTTATTCAGATTAGAGCTTTATCAGAAAATTTATACCCCAAACATAAGAACTTTGTATGGTGGGTTGAGCAGGGATTGCGCCATATCAAAAATACTGTTGAAATAATTGATGCACCTGCCATCCGTGGTATGATTAACTTAAATTAA
- the rpsE gene encoding 30S ribosomal protein S5: protein MKYTDKQPGELQEKLITVNRVSKTVKGGRVFSFTALTVVGDVNGRVGFGYGKAREVPSAIQKSMEKARRNMVIISLYKGTLQHAVKGVYTGSRIYMQPAAEGTGIIAGTTMRAILEVVGIHNVLAKAYGSTNPINIVRATINALQSMKSPEMIAEKRGKSIREILGYYNYVKHY, encoded by the coding sequence ATGAAATATACTGATAAACAGCCTGGTGAATTGCAAGAAAAATTAATTACAGTAAATCGAGTATCCAAAACGGTTAAAGGTGGTCGTGTATTTAGTTTTACAGCTCTAACTGTGGTAGGAGATGTAAATGGTCGGGTAGGATTTGGTTACGGTAAAGCTCGTGAAGTTCCGTCAGCAATTCAAAAGTCAATGGAAAAAGCTCGTCGTAACATGGTAATTATTTCCTTATACAAAGGCACTTTACAACACGCAGTTAAGGGAGTATACACAGGTTCTCGTATTTATATGCAACCTGCTGCTGAAGGAACTGGAATTATTGCTGGTACTACAATGCGTGCTATACTAGAAGTGGTTGGAATACATAATGTATTAGCAAAGGCTTATGGATCTACAAATCCTATTAATATAGTGCGTGCGACTATAAATGCGTTACAAAGCATGAAATCTCCTGAAATGATTGCAGAAAAACGAGGTAAATCTATTAGAGAAATTTTAGGTTATTATAATTATGTTAAACATTATTAA
- the rplR gene encoding 50S ribosomal protein L18: MNKKDARIKRATRTRKKLYKLDAIRLVIHRTCRHIYAQIIAKDNSNVLVAASTAEKLISNQLTTTSNKKAAAIVGKIIAERAIKKGIINVSFDRSGFKYHGRVKMLADCARKTGLIF, from the coding sequence ATGAATAAAAAAGATGCTCGTATCAAAAGAGCTACGAGAACACGAAAAAAGTTGTATAAATTAGATGCTATAAGATTAGTGATACATCGAACTTGTCGGCATATTTATGCACAAATAATTGCAAAAGATAATTCTAACGTCTTAGTTGCAGCTTCTACTGCGGAAAAATTAATTTCTAATCAATTAACAACAACCAGTAATAAAAAAGCTGCAGCTATAGTAGGAAAAATTATTGCGGAACGGGCAATAAAAAAAGGTATTATAAATGTATCTTTCGATCGTTCTGGATTTAAATATCATGGTAGAGTGAAAATGTTGGCTGATTGCGCTAGGAAAACTGGGTTAATTTTTTAA
- the rplF gene encoding 50S ribosomal protein L6 — protein sequence MCLNTKIFPHHICKTIISIPKTITIDIIVANHSISITGTLGALTRILHKSVDVQLHDTSKLMIYSNNFDIKNKALIGTTCALINGMITGVTTGFTKTLQLVGIGYRVSIQDNIINLIIGLSHSIDYILPTEITATCPSQTEIILTGMNKQLIGQVAADLRALRPPEPFKGKGIRYIDEIVHNKDTKKK from the coding sequence ATGTGTCTTAATACCAAGATATTTCCGCACCATATATGTAAAACGATAATTTCTATTCCTAAAACAATAACTATAGATATAATAGTAGCAAACCATAGCATTTCTATTACAGGTACGCTTGGTGCATTAACTCGTATATTACACAAATCGGTTGATGTACAATTGCATGATACATCAAAACTGATGATCTATAGCAATAATTTTGATATCAAAAATAAAGCTTTGATAGGAACAACCTGTGCATTAATTAATGGAATGATTACTGGAGTTACAACAGGGTTCACTAAGACACTGCAACTAGTAGGAATAGGTTATCGTGTATCTATTCAAGATAATATCATCAACCTAATCATAGGTTTATCTCATTCCATTGACTATATATTACCTACTGAAATCACAGCAACGTGTCCAAGTCAAACCGAAATTATTTTAACAGGGATGAATAAGCAACTTATCGGTCAAGTTGCTGCAGACCTGAGAGCACTTCGTCCTCCTGAACCTTTTAAAGGAAAAGGTATTCGTTATATCGATGAAATAGTGCATAACAAAGATACTAAGAAAAAATAA
- the rpsH gene encoding 30S ribosomal protein S8, whose amino-acid sequence MSMQDSIADMLTTIRNGQISKKDKVCTPSSAMKVAIVHVLVEEGFIQKYNIKDSIKPTLEVFLKYYQKRKPVIDIIKRISRPGLRIYKKRKELPQVMSGMGIVIISTSKGVITDNRARQLNVGGEIICYVS is encoded by the coding sequence ATGAGTATGCAAGATTCAATCGCGGATATGTTAACTACTATACGTAACGGGCAAATTTCTAAAAAAGATAAAGTTTGCACTCCATCTTCTGCAATGAAAGTAGCAATTGTTCATGTATTAGTAGAAGAAGGATTTATACAGAAATATAATATTAAAGACAGCATCAAACCAACTTTAGAAGTATTTTTAAAATATTATCAAAAAAGAAAACCCGTCATAGATATCATAAAACGTATTAGTCGACCTGGATTACGTATCTATAAAAAGAGAAAGGAACTACCTCAGGTAATGTCTGGTATGGGTATTGTTATAATTTCTACTTCTAAAGGTGTAATCACAGATAATAGAGCTCGTCAGCTTAATGTTGGTGGGGAGATTATATGTTATGTGTCTTAA
- the rpsN gene encoding 30S ribosomal protein S14: MTKESIKAREIKRLKLVNKYYTQRISLKKIIIDQRIPNEERWNAVLKLQTLPRDSSPSRRRNRCRHTGRPHAFLRKFGLSRMKVREAAMRGEIPGLRKASW, translated from the coding sequence ATGACCAAGGAATCTATAAAGGCACGCGAAATAAAGCGTTTAAAATTAGTTAATAAATATTATACACAACGTATTTCTCTAAAAAAAATTATTATTGATCAACGCATTCCTAATGAGGAACGTTGGAATGCGGTTTTAAAATTACAGACTTTACCACGTGATTCTAGCCCATCTAGACGACGTAATCGTTGCCGCCATACTGGACGTCCTCACGCGTTTTTAAGAAAATTTGGATTGAGCCGTATGAAGGTACGCGAAGCTGCTATGCGCGGCGAAATACCTGGTTTAAGGAAAGCTAGTTGGTAA
- the rplE gene encoding 50S ribosomal protein L5: MTKLYDYYKNNIIQNLMHKFNYRSIMQVPKIKKITINMGVGKSVTNKKLLEKAVEDLMVISGQKPVITTARKSISSFKIRQGQPIGCKVTLRGSRMWEFLERFIFIAMPRIRDFRGLSVKSFDGHGNYSIGIREQIIFPEIDYDTVDDMRGMDITITTSSISDNEAYALLTAFRFPFRK; the protein is encoded by the coding sequence ATGACTAAATTATATGATTATTATAAAAATAATATAATACAAAATTTAATGCATAAATTTAATTATCGATCTATTATGCAAGTGCCTAAAATTAAAAAAATTACTATTAATATGGGAGTAGGTAAATCTGTTACTAATAAAAAGCTTTTGGAAAAAGCAGTAGAAGATTTAATGGTAATTTCAGGACAAAAACCAGTAATCACTACAGCACGAAAATCTATCTCTAGTTTCAAAATTCGTCAAGGTCAACCAATTGGCTGTAAGGTAACTTTACGAGGTTCGCGTATGTGGGAATTTCTGGAAAGATTTATTTTTATTGCCATGCCTCGTATTCGTGATTTTCGCGGGTTATCTGTTAAATCTTTTGATGGGCATGGTAATTATAGTATTGGAATCCGCGAGCAAATTATCTTTCCAGAAATTGATTATGATACCGTGGATGATATGCGAGGAATGGATATTACTATTACTACTAGCTCCATTTCTGATAATGAAGCGTATGCTTTACTAACTGCATTTCGATTTCCATTTAGAAAATAA
- the rplX gene encoding 50S ribosomal protein L24, whose amino-acid sequence MAAAKIKRNDEVIVLSGKDKGKKGKVKCVFYDKGRAIVTGINLVKKHQKPIPNKNQPGGIIEKEASLDLSNIAIFNPTLNKADRVGFTIQNGKKIRIFKSNRDIVK is encoded by the coding sequence ATGGCAGCAGCTAAAATTAAACGTAACGATGAAGTTATTGTATTAAGTGGAAAGGATAAAGGAAAAAAGGGGAAAGTAAAGTGTGTTTTTTATGATAAAGGCAGGGCTATAGTAACAGGAATAAATTTAGTAAAAAAACATCAAAAGCCTATCCCTAATAAAAATCAACCAGGAGGCATTATTGAAAAAGAAGCATCCCTTGATTTATCTAATATTGCGATATTTAACCCTACTTTAAATAAAGCAGATCGTGTAGGTTTTACAATACAAAATGGTAAAAAAATACGTATATTTAAGTCTAATAGGGATATAGTTAAATGA
- the rplN gene encoding 50S ribosomal protein L14, with protein sequence MIQERTILNVADNSGARYAMCIKVLGGSGRRYANIGDVIKVAIKEAVPRAKVKKGDVLKAVVVRTKKGVRRLDGSIIRFDNNACVLLNDTNIQPIGTRIFGPVTRELRNEKFMKIISLAPEVL encoded by the coding sequence GTGATTCAAGAACGCACTATTTTAAATGTTGCCGATAATTCTGGCGCACGATATGCAATGTGCATTAAAGTGCTAGGTGGCTCTGGTCGTCGTTATGCTAATATAGGGGACGTTATTAAAGTTGCTATTAAAGAAGCAGTACCACGCGCTAAAGTGAAAAAGGGCGATGTATTAAAAGCTGTTGTAGTACGTACGAAAAAAGGTGTACGTCGTCTAGATGGATCTATTATTAGATTTGATAATAATGCTTGTGTATTATTAAATGACACCAACATCCAACCTATAGGTACTCGTATTTTTGGTCCAGTAACTCGCGAATTACGCAACGAAAAATTTATGAAGATTATTTCTTTAGCCCCCGAGGTACTTTGA
- the rpsQ gene encoding 30S ribosomal protein S17: protein MSDRIRILLGRVCNKKMNKSVVVSIERLIKHSTYEKFIKRTTKLHVHDPNNETNVGDLVEVQECRPISKKKSWILTSIIKKSNF from the coding sequence ATGAGTGATAGGATTCGTATCCTACTAGGTCGTGTATGTAACAAAAAAATGAATAAATCTGTTGTTGTTTCTATAGAGAGATTAATTAAGCATTCAACATATGAAAAATTTATTAAACGTACCACTAAACTGCATGTACATGATCCTAATAACGAGACTAATGTTGGAGATCTTGTTGAAGTACAAGAATGCCGTCCTATTTCTAAAAAAAAATCTTGGATATTAACTTCTATTATCAAAAAATCTAATTTTTAA
- the rpmC gene encoding 50S ribosomal protein L29 gives MNNIIKLLNQKKNDTITTVSLQSELVKVLREYFNLRIQAKSGQLKQLHLLKKVRRNIASIKNYLSNNKKV, from the coding sequence ATGAATAACATCATCAAATTATTAAATCAAAAAAAAAATGACACTATTACTACAGTATCGCTTCAATCAGAGTTAGTAAAGGTATTACGTGAGTATTTTAATTTACGTATACAAGCAAAATCAGGTCAATTAAAACAATTGCATTTATTAAAAAAAGTACGTCGCAATATAGCATCTATTAAAAATTATTTATCTAATAATAAAAAAGTATAA
- the rplP gene encoding 50S ribosomal protein L16, translated as MLLQPKRTKFRKMHKGRNRGTKVNDNISFGQFALKATSRGRLKSCQIEAARRAISRAIKRQGKIWIRVFPDKPITKKPLEVRMGKGKGNVEYWVALIQPGKILYEINGVPKELAYNAFKLGASKLPVKTILIGR; from the coding sequence ATGCTTCTGCAACCAAAGCGCACAAAATTTCGTAAAATGCATAAAGGGCGTAACCGGGGAACAAAAGTAAACGACAATATCAGTTTTGGGCAATTTGCTTTAAAAGCTACTAGCCGCGGGCGATTAAAATCTTGTCAAATTGAAGCAGCACGACGCGCCATAAGCCGTGCTATAAAACGTCAAGGAAAAATCTGGATTCGTGTGTTTCCAGACAAACCTATTACTAAAAAACCTCTCGAAGTACGCATGGGGAAAGGAAAAGGTAATGTAGAATATTGGGTAGCATTAATACAACCAGGAAAAATATTATATGAAATAAATGGAGTACCAAAAGAACTAGCGTATAATGCTTTTAAATTAGGCGCATCAAAATTACCCGTTAAAACCATTTTAATAGGAAGATAA
- the rpsC gene encoding 30S ribosomal protein S3: MGQKVHPNGVRLGITKTWHSTWYANNKDFSDNLGNDFKVRQFLMQKLSKALVSRIIIERPAKSIRVTVYTARPGLIIGKKGEDIEKLRKNIARISGVPTQLNIAEVRKPELDAKLLADNIASQLERRVVFRRAMKRVVQNAMRLGAKGIKVEVSGRLSGAEIARTEWYREGRVPLHTLRADIDYSLSEARTTYGIIGIKVWVFKGEILGDVLLNTGYSSDQTISNSSKKKHKTRI, translated from the coding sequence ATGGGTCAAAAGGTACATCCGAATGGTGTGCGTTTGGGTATTACCAAGACGTGGCATTCTACCTGGTACGCAAATAACAAAGATTTTTCTGACAATTTAGGGAATGATTTTAAAGTACGTCAGTTTTTGATGCAAAAACTTTCAAAAGCTTTAGTATCCCGTATAATTATTGAGCGTCCTGCTAAGAGCATAAGAGTAACTGTTTATACAGCTAGACCTGGTCTTATAATTGGAAAAAAGGGGGAGGATATTGAAAAATTACGTAAAAACATAGCACGCATTTCTGGTGTTCCAACGCAACTCAATATTGCTGAAGTTCGTAAACCAGAATTAGATGCCAAGCTGTTAGCTGATAATATCGCATCCCAATTAGAACGTAGAGTAGTATTTAGGAGGGCAATGAAACGTGTGGTACAAAACGCTATGCGTTTAGGAGCTAAAGGGATTAAAGTAGAAGTAAGTGGGAGACTAAGCGGAGCTGAGATTGCTCGTACTGAATGGTACAGAGAGGGACGAGTTCCATTACATACTTTACGTGCCGATATTGATTATAGTCTTTCAGAAGCACGTACTACGTATGGTATAATCGGGATTAAGGTATGGGTTTTTAAAGGGGAAATTTTAGGAGATGTGTTGCTGAATACAGGATATTCATCAGATCAAACGATTAGTAATTCTAGCAAGAAAAAACATAAAACTCGCATATAA
- the rplV gene encoding 50S ribosomal protein L22: METIARCRYIRSSAQKLRLVVNTVRGKKVSQALDILKYTNKKSAKLVKKTLESAIANAEHNDSSDINNLKIIKVFVDNGPIIKRIMPRAKGRSDKIMKRTSHLTIVVSN, from the coding sequence ATGGAAACAATTGCTAGATGCCGTTATATTCGTTCTTCTGCTCAAAAACTTCGTTTAGTAGTTAATACAGTACGAGGAAAAAAAGTATCTCAGGCGCTTGATATCTTAAAGTATACCAACAAAAAATCTGCCAAATTAGTAAAAAAGACCTTAGAATCTGCTATTGCTAATGCGGAACATAACGACAGTTCAGATATTAATAATTTAAAAATTATTAAAGTTTTTGTCGATAACGGTCCTATTATTAAAAGAATTATGCCGCGTGCTAAAGGGCGATCAGATAAAATTATGAAACGAACAAGTCATCTTACTATAGTAGTGTCTAATTAA
- the rpsS gene encoding 30S ribosomal protein S19 — MSRSIKKGPFIDLHLLKKVEKAIETGDKKPIRTWSRRSTIFPRMIGLTVAVHNGRQHIPIFISDEMVGHKLGEFAPTRTYRGHSVDKKIKKHY, encoded by the coding sequence ATGTCGCGTTCTATTAAGAAAGGGCCATTTATTGACTTGCATCTTCTAAAAAAAGTGGAAAAAGCAATAGAAACAGGTGATAAAAAACCTATTAGGACTTGGTCACGACGATCAACAATATTTCCAAGAATGATTGGTTTAACTGTAGCAGTGCATAACGGACGTCAACATATACCCATATTCATATCAGATGAAATGGTTGGGCATAAATTAGGTGAATTTGCTCCAACTCGTACGTATCGTGGTCATTCAGTTGATAAGAAAATAAAAAAACATTATTAA
- the rplB gene encoding 50S ribosomal protein L2: protein MPIIKCNPTSPGRRHVTKLVNHDLYKGNPFSSLLSNKINNRSGGRNNYGRITVRHIGGGHKKRYRIIDFKRNKDGISAVIKRLEYDPNRSANIALLSYRDGEYRYILAPKDVKIGDFISSGVNVPIKPGNALPMSNIPIGSTIHNVEMKPGKGGQLARSAGSYIQIVARDGEYMILRLRSGEIRKIRCECRATVGEVGNSEHMLRMLGKAGANRWRGNRPTVRGTAMNPIDHPHGGGEGKNFGKHPVSPWGIQTKGKKTRSNKRTNKFILSHRNK, encoded by the coding sequence ATGCCTATTATTAAGTGCAATCCAACCTCCCCGGGTAGACGACATGTAACTAAGCTAGTGAACCATGATTTATATAAAGGGAATCCTTTTTCTTCATTATTATCCAATAAAATTAATAATAGATCAGGAGGACGTAATAATTATGGTCGTATTACTGTGCGACATATAGGAGGGGGGCATAAAAAACGTTATAGAATCATTGATTTTAAGCGTAATAAGGATGGGATTTCTGCTGTAATCAAACGCTTAGAATATGATCCAAATCGTTCAGCAAATATAGCATTGCTTTCATATAGAGATGGGGAGTATCGTTATATTTTAGCTCCAAAAGATGTAAAAATAGGAGATTTTATAAGTTCTGGAGTAAATGTTCCAATAAAACCAGGCAATGCTTTGCCTATGAGTAATATTCCAATAGGATCTACTATTCATAATGTAGAAATGAAACCAGGAAAAGGTGGGCAATTAGCCCGGTCTGCAGGATCTTATATACAAATTGTAGCTCGTGATGGGGAGTATATGATACTTCGTTTGCGGTCTGGTGAAATACGAAAGATTCGCTGTGAGTGCCGAGCAACCGTAGGAGAAGTTGGTAATTCTGAACATATGTTACGTATGTTAGGTAAAGCTGGAGCCAATAGATGGCGTGGAAATCGTCCTACTGTACGTGGAACAGCTATGAATCCGATTGATCATCCTCACGGAGGTGGAGAAGGAAAAAATTTTGGAAAACATCCCGTGTCTCCTTGGGGAATACAAACCAAAGGAAAAAAAACCCGTAGTAATAAACGTACTAATAAGTTTATATTGTCTCATCGTAATAAATAA
- the rplW gene encoding 50S ribosomal protein L23: protein MIYQERLLKILRSVHVSEKTSITLERHNAFSFKVAKYATKTDIKNAINMLFSVKVNTINTIIVAGKSKRKANKIGRCSNWKKAYVVLEKGQKIDFINTVE from the coding sequence ATGATTTATCAAGAACGTTTATTAAAAATACTGAGATCTGTACACGTTTCTGAAAAAACGTCCATTACATTGGAACGCCATAATGCTTTTTCTTTTAAAGTAGCAAAATATGCAACTAAAACAGATATTAAAAATGCTATCAATATGTTATTTTCTGTGAAAGTAAATACTATAAACACTATAATAGTAGCAGGAAAATCTAAAAGAAAGGCTAACAAAATTGGTCGCTGTAGCAACTGGAAAAAAGCATATGTTGTTTTAGAAAAAGGACAAAAAATTGATTTTATCAATACAGTAGAATAA
- the rplD gene encoding 50S ribosomal protein L4, whose amino-acid sequence MELEVRDFTAEVSILDSEKFFVSDEIFKCPFNQALIHQVISTYLTNSRQGTRSQKSRSEVSGSNKKPWRQKGTGRARSGSVKSPIWRSGGVTFAAKPKLYAQKINKKMYRGAIRSILSKLVCDNRLFLVRNLFIKEPKTKLLLEKLRTITSKKSILIFTDFLDKNLLLASRNVHKIEVRTATHIDPVSLINFNVTLIADSAIKKIEKQLV is encoded by the coding sequence ATGGAATTAGAAGTCAGGGATTTTACAGCAGAAGTCAGTATTCTAGATTCAGAGAAATTTTTTGTATCTGATGAAATTTTTAAATGTCCTTTTAATCAGGCATTAATACATCAAGTAATTTCTACTTACTTAACTAATTCTCGTCAAGGTACTCGATCTCAAAAGAGTCGATCAGAAGTTTCGGGTTCTAATAAAAAACCGTGGCGTCAAAAAGGTACCGGTCGCGCGCGTTCTGGATCGGTAAAAAGTCCTATTTGGCGTTCTGGCGGAGTAACCTTTGCGGCTAAACCTAAACTATATGCCCAAAAAATAAATAAAAAAATGTACAGAGGGGCAATAAGAAGCATTTTATCTAAATTAGTTTGCGATAATCGTTTATTTTTAGTAAGAAATTTGTTTATAAAAGAACCAAAAACTAAATTATTATTAGAAAAATTAAGAACAATAACTTCAAAAAAAAGTATATTGATTTTTACCGATTTTTTGGATAAAAATTTGCTTTTAGCATCACGTAACGTTCATAAAATAGAGGTGCGTACCGCAACGCATATAGATCCAGTAAGTTTAATAAATTTTAACGTTACTTTAATTGCTGATAGCGCGATTAAGAAAATTGAGAAACAATTAGTATGA